In Populus alba chromosome 9, ASM523922v2, whole genome shotgun sequence, a genomic segment contains:
- the LOC118032384 gene encoding uncharacterized protein isoform X1 produces MIARRDHEQMKSAEGCIAEIFGEYNPEHFLGTQDTDMRKKFQEVPGVPLIFGLRNALFLEPPSAFQQQLGKNSEAQSHMSEFEAMFLKKRTKNLLEIQETGGSSDEKRSKNENLEIEPKRYTARKGMNVKDRPQIKKKKAKVPNPLSVQKKKNCRNSNSISGKNMSEEHEDQEQMLFLEEGKKKKLKKEAKKAWKRGVRYTSRVPPDSSSIDQVNDNNKSRKGGDGAKAKRWVEFASKNNAKRVANLLNGGKKWSQFYYDHWNIKYLCKFKWDNLTDKIAYKKAIREQKLALEISAAKREHLSQKRR; encoded by the exons ATGATTGCAAG GCGTGATCATGAACAAATGAAGAGTGCAGAGGGTTGCATTGCGGAGATTTTTGGAGAATATAACCCTGAACACTTCCTTGGTACCCAGGACACTGACATGCGGAAGAAGTTCCAggag GTCCCCGGTGTCCCTCTCATATTTGGTCTGAGAAATGCCCTCTTTCTTGAGCCACCATCTGCATTTCAGCAGCAGCTTGGCAAAAATTCTGAAGCACAGTCACATATGTCCGAATTTGAAGCTATGTTCTTAAAAAAGAGGACTAAGAACTTGTTGGAAATTCAGGAAACTGGGGGTTCTTCTGATGAAAAGAGAtccaaaaatgaaaatttggaAATAGAGCCTAAGAGATATACTGCAAGAAAGGGAATGAATGTCAAGGATAGACctcaaatcaagaaaaagaaagctaaG GTTCCAAATCCACTTTCAGTCCAGAAGAAAAAGAATTGTCGAAACTCGAATTCCATTTCAGGGAAG AATATGAGTGAGGAACATGAAGACCAAGAACAAATGTTGTTTTTAGAGgagggaaagaagaaaaagttaaagaaagaagcaaaaaaggcTTGGAAGCGTGGTGTTCGTTACACAAGTAGAGTTCCTCCTG ATAGTTCTTCTATTGATCAAGTGAATGATAATAATAAGAGTAGAAAAGGAGGTGATGGAGCTAAAGCTAAAAG gtGGGTTGAGTTTGCTAGTAAAAATAATGCTAAAAGGGTTGCTAATTTGCTAAATG GTGGGAAGAAGTGGTCACAGTTCTATTATGATCATTGGAATATCAAGTATCTATGTAAATTCAAATGGGATAATCTTACGGACAAAATTG CTTACAAGAAAGCTATTCGAGAACAAAAATTAGCGTTAGAAATTTCTGCTGCAAAGAGGGAGCATCTATCTCAAAAAAGAAGGTAA
- the LOC118032384 gene encoding uncharacterized protein isoform X3 — protein MIARRDHEQMKSAEGCIAEIFGEYNPEHFLGTQDTDMRKKFQEVPGVPLIFGLRNALFLEPPSAFQQQLGKNSEAQSHMSEFEAMFLKKRTKNLLEIQETGGSSDEKRSKNENLEIEPKRYTARKGMNVKDRPQIKKKKAKVPNPLSVQKKKNCRNSNSISGKNMSEEHEDQEQMLFLEEGKKKKLKKEAKKAWKRGVRYTSRVPPDSSSIDQVNDNNKSRKGGDGAKAKRWEEVVTVLL, from the exons ATGATTGCAAG GCGTGATCATGAACAAATGAAGAGTGCAGAGGGTTGCATTGCGGAGATTTTTGGAGAATATAACCCTGAACACTTCCTTGGTACCCAGGACACTGACATGCGGAAGAAGTTCCAggag GTCCCCGGTGTCCCTCTCATATTTGGTCTGAGAAATGCCCTCTTTCTTGAGCCACCATCTGCATTTCAGCAGCAGCTTGGCAAAAATTCTGAAGCACAGTCACATATGTCCGAATTTGAAGCTATGTTCTTAAAAAAGAGGACTAAGAACTTGTTGGAAATTCAGGAAACTGGGGGTTCTTCTGATGAAAAGAGAtccaaaaatgaaaatttggaAATAGAGCCTAAGAGATATACTGCAAGAAAGGGAATGAATGTCAAGGATAGACctcaaatcaagaaaaagaaagctaaG GTTCCAAATCCACTTTCAGTCCAGAAGAAAAAGAATTGTCGAAACTCGAATTCCATTTCAGGGAAG AATATGAGTGAGGAACATGAAGACCAAGAACAAATGTTGTTTTTAGAGgagggaaagaagaaaaagttaaagaaagaagcaaaaaaggcTTGGAAGCGTGGTGTTCGTTACACAAGTAGAGTTCCTCCTG ATAGTTCTTCTATTGATCAAGTGAATGATAATAATAAGAGTAGAAAAGGAGGTGATGGAGCTAAAGCTAAAAG GTGGGAAGAAGTGGTCACAGTTCTATTATGA
- the LOC118032383 gene encoding ras-related protein RABB1b, whose protein sequence is MSYDYLFKYIIIGDTGVGKSCLLLQFTDKRFQPVHDLTIGVEFGARMVTIDTRPIKLQIWDTAGQESFRSITRSYYRGAAGALLVYDITRRETFNHLASWLEDARQHANPNMSIMLIGNKCDLAHRRAVSKEEGEQFAKENGLLFLEASARTAQNVEEAFIGTAGKILQNIQEGVFDVSNESSGIKVGYGRPQGASGARDGTVAQRGGCCS, encoded by the exons ATGTCTTACGATTACCTCTTCAAGTACATAATCATCGGTGATACGG GCGTAGGGAAGTCATGCCTGCTCTTGCAATTTACTGACAAAAGGTTCCAGCCTGTTCATGATCTCACCATCGGCGTTGAATTCGGAGCTCGCATGGTCACCATCGATACCCGCCCTATTAAGCTTCAAATTTGGGACACC GCTGGGCAAGAGTCCTTCAGGTCGATCACTAGATCTTACTACAGAGGAGCAGCCGGAGCACTTCTGGTTTATGACATTACCAG GAGAGAGACGTTTAATCACCTAGCAAGCTGGCTGGAGGATGCTCGGCAGCATGCAAATCCCAACATGTCAATTATGCTTATTGGGAACAAGTGTGATCTTGCTCATCGTAGGGCTGTTAGCAAAGAGGAAGGGGAACAGTTTGCCAAAGAAAATGGACTTCTGTTCTTGGAGGCATCTGCAAGAACAGCTCAAAATGTTGAGGAG GCCTTCATAGGGACCGCTGGAAAAATCCTTCAGAATATCCAGGAAGGTGTGTTTGATGTATCCAATGAG TCTTCAGGGATCAAGGTTGGATATGGGCGCCCCCAAGGTGCATCAGGTGCAAGGGATGGAACTGTTGCTCAAAGAGGGGGGTGCTGCAGCTAA
- the LOC118032384 gene encoding uncharacterized protein isoform X2, protein MIARRDHEQMKSAEGCIAEIFGEYNPEHFLGTQDTDMRKKFQEVPGVPLIFGLRNALFLEPPSAFQQQLGKNSEAQSHMSEFEAMFLKKRTKNLLEIQETGGSSDEKRSKNENLEIEPKRYTARKGMNVKDRPQIKKKKAKVPNPLSVQKKKNCRNSNSISGKNMSEEHEDQEQMLFLEEGKKKKLKKEAKKAWKRGVRYTSRVPPDSSSIDQVNDNNKSRKGGDGAKAKRYSEGWEEVVTVLL, encoded by the exons ATGATTGCAAG GCGTGATCATGAACAAATGAAGAGTGCAGAGGGTTGCATTGCGGAGATTTTTGGAGAATATAACCCTGAACACTTCCTTGGTACCCAGGACACTGACATGCGGAAGAAGTTCCAggag GTCCCCGGTGTCCCTCTCATATTTGGTCTGAGAAATGCCCTCTTTCTTGAGCCACCATCTGCATTTCAGCAGCAGCTTGGCAAAAATTCTGAAGCACAGTCACATATGTCCGAATTTGAAGCTATGTTCTTAAAAAAGAGGACTAAGAACTTGTTGGAAATTCAGGAAACTGGGGGTTCTTCTGATGAAAAGAGAtccaaaaatgaaaatttggaAATAGAGCCTAAGAGATATACTGCAAGAAAGGGAATGAATGTCAAGGATAGACctcaaatcaagaaaaagaaagctaaG GTTCCAAATCCACTTTCAGTCCAGAAGAAAAAGAATTGTCGAAACTCGAATTCCATTTCAGGGAAG AATATGAGTGAGGAACATGAAGACCAAGAACAAATGTTGTTTTTAGAGgagggaaagaagaaaaagttaaagaaagaagcaaaaaaggcTTGGAAGCGTGGTGTTCGTTACACAAGTAGAGTTCCTCCTG ATAGTTCTTCTATTGATCAAGTGAATGATAATAATAAGAGTAGAAAAGGAGGTGATGGAGCTAAAGCTAAAAGGTACTCTGAAGG GTGGGAAGAAGTGGTCACAGTTCTATTATGA
- the LOC118032385 gene encoding tryptophan--tRNA ligase, cytoplasmic — MEEEKRETQNQPAEEEDQIVNPWEVAAKDGGKIDYDKLIDKFGCQRLDQTLIHRVHRLTGRPPHVFLRRGVFFAHRDFNEILDSYEKGKKFYLYTGRGPSSEALHLGHLVPFMFTKYLQDVFRVPLVIQLTDDEKCMWKNLTVEESQRLARENAKDIIACGFDITRTFIFSDFDYVGGAFYKNMVKVAKCVTLNKVQGIFGFSGEDHIGKISFPPVQAVPSFPSSFPHLFSGKDDLRCLIPCAIDQDPYFRMTRDAAPRIGYHKPSLIESTFFPALQGETGKMSASDPNSAIYVTDSAKVIKSKINKYAFSGGQDSVEKHRQLGANLEVDISVKYLNFFLEDDAELEHIKKEYAAGRMLTGEVKGRLGSVLSEIVERHRAARASVTDEVVDAFMAARPLPNMFD, encoded by the exons ATggaggaggagaagagagagactCAAAACCAACCAGCAGAAGAAGAGGACCAAATAGTCAACCCATGGGAAGTCGCCGCCAAAGACGGCGGCAAGATTGATTACGACAAACTTATCGACAAATTCGGCTGTCAAAGACTCGACCAAACACTAATTCACCGTGTCCACCGCCTCACCGGTCGCCCTCCTCACGTCTTCCTCCGCCGTGGCGTCTTCTTCGCCCACCGTGACTTCAACGAAATCCTCGACTCCTATGAAAAGGGTAAAAAATTCTACCTTTACACCGGCCGTGGTCCTTCTTCTGAAGCATTGCATCTAGGGCATCTCGTTCCGTTTATGTTCACTAA GTATTTGCAAGATGTGTTTAGGGTTCCGCTTGTGATACAGTTGACTGATGATGAGAAATGTATGTGGAAGAATTTAACCGTGGAGGAAAGTCAGAGGCTTGCACGTGAGAATGCTAAGGATATTATTGCTTGTGGGTTTGATATCACGCGGACTTTTATTTTCTCGGATTTCGATTATGTTGGTGG TGCATTCTACAAGAACATGGTGAAGGTTGCAAAGTGTGTCACATTGAATAAG GTCCAGGGTATTTTTGGTTTCTCAGGTGAAGATCATATTGGGAAAATCAGTTTTCCGCCCGTGCAG GCAGTTCCATCATTTCCCAGTTCATTCCCACACCTTTTCTCGGGAAAAGACGACCTCCGTTGCCTAATACCTTGTGCAATTGATCAG GATCCATATTTCAGAATGACGCGGGATGCTGCTCCTCGGATAGGATATCACAAACCTTCATTGATCGAGTCAACGTTCTTTCCTGCGCTGCag GGGGAGACAGGAAAAATGTCTGCTAGTGATCCAAATTCTGCCATCTATGTGACTGATTCGGCTAAAGTCATTAAGAGTAAG ATCAACAAGTATGCGTTCTCTGGTGGGCAAGATTCTGTAGAGAAACACAGACAACTTGGAGCAAATCTTGAG GTAGATATTTCAGTCAAATACCTGAACTTTTTCCTTGAGGATGATGCTGAGCTTGAACACATTAAGAAG GAGTATGCTGCAGGACGTATGCTAACAGGAGAAGTGAAGGGTCGCCTTGGCTCGGTTTTGTCTGAGATAGTAGAAAGACATCGTGCAGCTCGAGCCAGTGTGACTGACGAA GTTGTGGATGCTTTTATGGCTGCACGGCCCCTTCCCAACATGTTTGACTGA